A window from Thermodesulfobacteriota bacterium encodes these proteins:
- a CDS encoding cytochrome ubiquinol oxidase subunit I gives MSPHIEFPALGAKWFIGFTGLFHVAVASLAIGFAFVVTVAQIVGYLRRDRGYDLLAKRVQLYHVCIYNIGTIVAIGLIFGLSGLYPQFWSQLFNHFFWPLIVEEFLFFLLATTLTLHYFFWDHLWGHKKLHIFMGALMTPMFLLQFYIINGLGSFMLTPGVGEAQVDLARGILGWDRQAFYNPSFLMLTFHRALANVSYGGFVVAGLCGLSLYRATSGAVRRQHEDAGRLAFYVGFVAFLSLPIIGYFYSHVLKYHANEAFVNLMWGKDDVVAGGIDWWWTKQVLVAAMLGLSLGYFFRTRGEDAPFPVPAVLVAAVGSFYVLFYLAMGMIMTWAFFWWMLAVGLGAALLARHLLRRHQESPRALFVAVGTLAAATVLLGGYVREASRPRFVSRVSHYDEVYVPAQRAPYLMVGTDPATLPPVPEAAEAPPPGVQLIRQKCIGCHTLERVRNYRLENWELIVDQMRAYGLRLSHDEARTIVEHLRSGDPY, from the coding sequence ATGAGCCCCCACATCGAGTTCCCCGCCCTCGGTGCCAAGTGGTTCATCGGCTTTACGGGCCTCTTCCACGTGGCGGTGGCCTCCCTGGCCATCGGGTTTGCGTTCGTGGTGACCGTGGCCCAGATCGTGGGCTACCTGCGGCGCGACCGGGGGTACGACCTGCTGGCCAAACGGGTGCAGCTCTACCACGTGTGCATCTACAATATCGGCACCATCGTGGCCATCGGGCTGATCTTCGGCCTCTCGGGGCTCTACCCCCAGTTCTGGAGCCAGCTCTTCAACCACTTCTTCTGGCCCCTCATCGTGGAGGAGTTCCTCTTCTTCCTCCTGGCCACTACGCTCACCCTGCACTACTTCTTCTGGGACCACCTGTGGGGGCACAAGAAGCTGCACATCTTCATGGGCGCCCTGATGACGCCCATGTTCCTCCTCCAGTTCTACATCATCAACGGGCTCGGGAGCTTCATGCTCACCCCGGGGGTGGGCGAGGCCCAGGTGGACCTGGCCCGGGGCATCCTGGGGTGGGACCGCCAGGCCTTCTACAACCCGTCGTTCCTCATGCTCACCTTCCACCGGGCCCTGGCCAACGTCTCCTACGGGGGCTTCGTGGTGGCGGGCTTGTGCGGGCTCTCGCTCTACCGCGCGACCTCCGGCGCGGTGCGCCGCCAGCACGAGGACGCGGGGCGCCTGGCCTTCTACGTGGGGTTCGTGGCGTTCCTGTCCCTGCCGATCATCGGGTACTTCTACTCCCACGTGCTCAAGTACCACGCCAACGAGGCCTTCGTGAACCTGATGTGGGGCAAGGACGACGTGGTGGCGGGGGGCATCGACTGGTGGTGGACCAAGCAGGTGCTGGTGGCCGCCATGCTCGGCCTGAGCCTGGGGTACTTCTTCCGCACCCGGGGCGAGGACGCGCCGTTTCCCGTGCCCGCCGTGCTGGTGGCTGCCGTGGGAAGCTTCTACGTGCTCTTCTACCTGGCCATGGGCATGATCATGACCTGGGCCTTCTTCTGGTGGATGCTCGCAGTGGGCCTGGGCGCCGCGCTGCTGGCCCGCCACCTTCTGCGCCGCCACCAGGAGTCGCCCCGGGCCCTCTTCGTGGCGGTGGGGACCCTGGCCGCCGCCACCGTGCTCCTGGGGGGGTACGTGCGGGAAGCCTCCCGGCCCCGGTTCGTCAGCCGGGTCAGCCACTACGACGAGGTGTACGTCCCCGCCCAGCGCGCACCCTACCTGATGGTGGGGACCGACCCGGCTACGCTGCCCCCCGTGCCGGAGGCGGCCGAAGCCCCCCCGCCGGGGGTCCAGCTCATCCGCCAGAAGTGCATCGGGTGCCACACCCTGGAGAGGGTGCGAAACTACCGGCTGGAAAACTGGGAGCTCATCGTGGACCAGATGCGGGCCTACGGCCTGCGCTTGTCCCATGACGAGGCCCGCACCATCGTGGAGCACCTGCGGTCGGGAGACCCGTACTGA